One Conger conger chromosome 18, fConCon1.1, whole genome shotgun sequence DNA window includes the following coding sequences:
- the LOC133118517 gene encoding heterogeneous nuclear ribonucleoprotein 87F-like, which translates to MSFCSGFIDKAVDCAANAAKQKAKELMGGTADEDETEGSSKGGGGVGGLIGNFLSGGGKDDDNKSGGEERGGMNLSFGGDSGVKGGGGGFGSLFSSGKKDDDESTGGGGGEDFGISFEDKPHDKGSGGGGFDFMGALEDVADDISEKK; encoded by the exons ATGTCGTTTTGTTCTGGATTCATTGACAAGGCTGTCGACTGCGCAG CAAACGCAGCCAAGCAGAAGGCAAAGGAGTTAATGGGAGGAACCGCAGATGAGGATGAGACAGAAGGGTCCAGCAAGGGAGGTGGCGGAGTAGGAGGGCTAATCGGAAACTTTCTCTCAGGGGGGGGCAAAGATGATGATAATAAGAGTGGAGGAGAAGAACGTGGAGGAATGAATCTCTCATTCGGGGGGGACAGCGGAGTGAAAGGTGGCGGCGGAGGATTCGGGAGCCTTTTCTCATCCGGGAAAAAAGACGATGATGAGAGcactggaggaggaggtggtgaagATTTCGGCATCTCATTCGAGGACAAGCCACATGATAAAGGCagtggaggaggagggtttG ATTTCATGGGCGCCCTAGAAGACGTGGCGGACGATATTTCTGAAAAGAAATAG